In the Agelaius phoeniceus isolate bAgePho1 chromosome 11, bAgePho1.hap1, whole genome shotgun sequence genome, one interval contains:
- the UBA3 gene encoding NEDD8-activating enzyme E1 catalytic subunit isoform X1: MADGEEPMAVDGGCGDSGDWEGRWNHVKKFLERSGPFTHPDFEPGTQALDFLLSTCKVLVIGAGGLGCELLKNLALSGFRQIHVIDMDTIDVSNLNRQFLFRAKDVGRPKAEVAAEFLNSRIPNCAVVPYFKKIQDMDESFYRQFHIIVCGLDSIIARRWINGMLMSFLHYEDGVLDPSSIIPLIDGGTEGFKGNVRVIIPGMTACVECTLALYPPQVNFPMCTIASMPRLPEHCIEYVRILQWPKEQPFGEGIALDGDDPEHIQWIYQKSLERASQFNIKGVTYRLTQGVIKRIIPAVASTNAVIAAVCATEVFKIATSAYVPLNNYLVFNDVDGLYTYSFEAERKENCPACSQLPQNIEISPSAKLQEILDYLTNNASLQMKSPAITATMYGGNKTLYLQTVASIEERTRPNLSKTLKELGLVDGQELAVADVTTPQTMLFKLHFTT, from the exons ATGGCGGATGGTGAGGAACC AATGGCTGTTGATGGTGGGTGTGGGGACTCTGGAGACTGGGAAGGTCGCTGGAACCATGTAAAGAAGTTCCTCGAGCGATCTGGACCATTCACACATCCCGATTTCGAGCCAGGCACTCAA GCCCTTGATTTTTTGTTAAGCACATGTAAAGTGTTAGTTATTGGAGCAGGAGGATTAGGATGTGAACTCCTGAAAAACCTG GCACTGTCTGGCTTCAGACAGATCCATGTTATTGACATGGATACTATAGATGTTTCTAACCTTAATCGACAGTTTTTGTTTCG AGCGAAGGATGTGGGGCggccaaaagcagaagttgCAGCAGAATTCCTGAACAGCCGCATTCCCAACTGTGCTGTGGTTCC atattttaaaaagattCAAGACATGGATGAAAGCTTCTATCGAC agtTTCATATTATTGTTTGTGGGCTGGACTCTATAATTGCAAGAAGATGGATAAATGGCATGCTG ATGTCATTTTTGCATTATGAAGATGGTGTCCTGGATCCAAGTTCCATCATACCCCTGATAGATGGAGGGACAGAAGGTTTCAAAGGCAATGTCCGTGTGATCATTCCTGGGATGACAGCCTGTGTTGAATGCACGCTTGCACTTTACCCACCACAG GTCAATTTTCCCATGTGCACCATTGCATCCAtgcccaggctgccagagcATTGCATTGAGTATGTCAGGATATTGCAGTGGCCAAAGGAACAGCCTTTTGGAG AAGGTATTGCATTGGATGGAGATGACCCTGAACATATACAGTGGATTTACCAGAAGTCTTTAGAAAGAGCATCACAATTTAATATTAAAGGTGTTACCTACAGACTCACCCAAG GGGTGATTAAACGAATTATTCCAGCAGTAGCTTCTACAAATGCAGTAATTGCAG CTGTTTGCGCCACTGAAGTTTTTAAGATAGCCACAAG TGCATATGTTCCTCTTAACAACTACTTGGTGTTCAATGATGTGGATGGATTATATACATACAGTTTTGAAGCTGAAAGAAAG GAGAACTgtccagcctgcagccagcttccCCAAAACATAGAGATTTCCCCATCAGCTAAATTGCAGGAGATCCTGGATTACTTAACAAATAATGCTTCATT GCAGATGAAATCTCCTGCAATCACAGCAACTATGTATGGGGGAAATAAAACACTTTATTTACAG ACAGTAGCTTCAATTGAAGAACGAACAAGGCCGAATCTTTCCAAGACACTAAAAG aaCTGGGGCTTGTGGATGGCCAGGAACTTGCAGTTGCTGATGTTACTACACCACAGACTATGTTGTTCAAACTTCACTTTACCACTTAA
- the UBA3 gene encoding NEDD8-activating enzyme E1 catalytic subunit isoform X3 → MADGEEPEKKRRRLEELLADGMAVDGGCGDSGDWEGRWNHVKKFLERSGPFTHPDFEPGTQALDFLLSTCKVLVIGAGGLGCELLKNLALSGFRQIHVIDMDTIDVSNLNRQFLFRAKDVGRPKAEVAAEFLNSRIPNCAVVPYFKKIQDMDESFYRQFHIIVCGLDSIIARRWINGMLMSFLHYEDGVLDPSSIIPLIDGGTEGFKGNVRVIIPGMTACVECTLALYPPQVNFPMCTIASMPRLPEHCIEYVRILQWPKEQPFGEGIALDGDDPEHIQWIYQKSLERASQFNIKGVTYRLTQGVIKRIIPAVASTNAVIAAVCATEVFKIATSAYVPLNNYLVFNDVDGLYTYSFEAERKENCPACSQLPQNIEISPSAKLQEILDYLTNNASLQMKSPAITATMYGGNKTLYLQTVASIEERTRPNLSKTLKELGLVDGQELAVADVTTPQTMLFKLHFTT, encoded by the exons ATGGCGGATGGTGAGGAACC ggagaagaaaagaaggaggCTAGAGGAGCTGCTGGCGGATGG AATGGCTGTTGATGGTGGGTGTGGGGACTCTGGAGACTGGGAAGGTCGCTGGAACCATGTAAAGAAGTTCCTCGAGCGATCTGGACCATTCACACATCCCGATTTCGAGCCAGGCACTCAA GCCCTTGATTTTTTGTTAAGCACATGTAAAGTGTTAGTTATTGGAGCAGGAGGATTAGGATGTGAACTCCTGAAAAACCTG GCACTGTCTGGCTTCAGACAGATCCATGTTATTGACATGGATACTATAGATGTTTCTAACCTTAATCGACAGTTTTTGTTTCG AGCGAAGGATGTGGGGCggccaaaagcagaagttgCAGCAGAATTCCTGAACAGCCGCATTCCCAACTGTGCTGTGGTTCC atattttaaaaagattCAAGACATGGATGAAAGCTTCTATCGAC agtTTCATATTATTGTTTGTGGGCTGGACTCTATAATTGCAAGAAGATGGATAAATGGCATGCTG ATGTCATTTTTGCATTATGAAGATGGTGTCCTGGATCCAAGTTCCATCATACCCCTGATAGATGGAGGGACAGAAGGTTTCAAAGGCAATGTCCGTGTGATCATTCCTGGGATGACAGCCTGTGTTGAATGCACGCTTGCACTTTACCCACCACAG GTCAATTTTCCCATGTGCACCATTGCATCCAtgcccaggctgccagagcATTGCATTGAGTATGTCAGGATATTGCAGTGGCCAAAGGAACAGCCTTTTGGAG AAGGTATTGCATTGGATGGAGATGACCCTGAACATATACAGTGGATTTACCAGAAGTCTTTAGAAAGAGCATCACAATTTAATATTAAAGGTGTTACCTACAGACTCACCCAAG GGGTGATTAAACGAATTATTCCAGCAGTAGCTTCTACAAATGCAGTAATTGCAG CTGTTTGCGCCACTGAAGTTTTTAAGATAGCCACAAG TGCATATGTTCCTCTTAACAACTACTTGGTGTTCAATGATGTGGATGGATTATATACATACAGTTTTGAAGCTGAAAGAAAG GAGAACTgtccagcctgcagccagcttccCCAAAACATAGAGATTTCCCCATCAGCTAAATTGCAGGAGATCCTGGATTACTTAACAAATAATGCTTCATT GCAGATGAAATCTCCTGCAATCACAGCAACTATGTATGGGGGAAATAAAACACTTTATTTACAG ACAGTAGCTTCAATTGAAGAACGAACAAGGCCGAATCTTTCCAAGACACTAAAAG aaCTGGGGCTTGTGGATGGCCAGGAACTTGCAGTTGCTGATGTTACTACACCACAGACTATGTTGTTCAAACTTCACTTTACCACTTAA
- the UBA3 gene encoding NEDD8-activating enzyme E1 catalytic subunit isoform X2 has translation MAVDGGCGDSGDWEGRWNHVKKFLERSGPFTHPDFEPGTQALDFLLSTCKVLVIGAGGLGCELLKNLALSGFRQIHVIDMDTIDVSNLNRQFLFRAKDVGRPKAEVAAEFLNSRIPNCAVVPYFKKIQDMDESFYRQFHIIVCGLDSIIARRWINGMLMSFLHYEDGVLDPSSIIPLIDGGTEGFKGNVRVIIPGMTACVECTLALYPPQVNFPMCTIASMPRLPEHCIEYVRILQWPKEQPFGEGIALDGDDPEHIQWIYQKSLERASQFNIKGVTYRLTQGVIKRIIPAVASTNAVIAAVCATEVFKIATSAYVPLNNYLVFNDVDGLYTYSFEAERKENCPACSQLPQNIEISPSAKLQEILDYLTNNASLQMKSPAITATMYGGNKTLYLQTVASIEERTRPNLSKTLKELGLVDGQELAVADVTTPQTMLFKLHFTT, from the exons ATGGCTGTTGATGGTGGGTGTGGGGACTCTGGAGACTGGGAAGGTCGCTGGAACCATGTAAAGAAGTTCCTCGAGCGATCTGGACCATTCACACATCCCGATTTCGAGCCAGGCACTCAA GCCCTTGATTTTTTGTTAAGCACATGTAAAGTGTTAGTTATTGGAGCAGGAGGATTAGGATGTGAACTCCTGAAAAACCTG GCACTGTCTGGCTTCAGACAGATCCATGTTATTGACATGGATACTATAGATGTTTCTAACCTTAATCGACAGTTTTTGTTTCG AGCGAAGGATGTGGGGCggccaaaagcagaagttgCAGCAGAATTCCTGAACAGCCGCATTCCCAACTGTGCTGTGGTTCC atattttaaaaagattCAAGACATGGATGAAAGCTTCTATCGAC agtTTCATATTATTGTTTGTGGGCTGGACTCTATAATTGCAAGAAGATGGATAAATGGCATGCTG ATGTCATTTTTGCATTATGAAGATGGTGTCCTGGATCCAAGTTCCATCATACCCCTGATAGATGGAGGGACAGAAGGTTTCAAAGGCAATGTCCGTGTGATCATTCCTGGGATGACAGCCTGTGTTGAATGCACGCTTGCACTTTACCCACCACAG GTCAATTTTCCCATGTGCACCATTGCATCCAtgcccaggctgccagagcATTGCATTGAGTATGTCAGGATATTGCAGTGGCCAAAGGAACAGCCTTTTGGAG AAGGTATTGCATTGGATGGAGATGACCCTGAACATATACAGTGGATTTACCAGAAGTCTTTAGAAAGAGCATCACAATTTAATATTAAAGGTGTTACCTACAGACTCACCCAAG GGGTGATTAAACGAATTATTCCAGCAGTAGCTTCTACAAATGCAGTAATTGCAG CTGTTTGCGCCACTGAAGTTTTTAAGATAGCCACAAG TGCATATGTTCCTCTTAACAACTACTTGGTGTTCAATGATGTGGATGGATTATATACATACAGTTTTGAAGCTGAAAGAAAG GAGAACTgtccagcctgcagccagcttccCCAAAACATAGAGATTTCCCCATCAGCTAAATTGCAGGAGATCCTGGATTACTTAACAAATAATGCTTCATT GCAGATGAAATCTCCTGCAATCACAGCAACTATGTATGGGGGAAATAAAACACTTTATTTACAG ACAGTAGCTTCAATTGAAGAACGAACAAGGCCGAATCTTTCCAAGACACTAAAAG aaCTGGGGCTTGTGGATGGCCAGGAACTTGCAGTTGCTGATGTTACTACACCACAGACTATGTTGTTCAAACTTCACTTTACCACTTAA
- the ARL6IP5 gene encoding PRA1 family protein 3 has product MEVQVAPLRAWDDFFPGSDRFALPDLKDISKWNNRVVSNLLYYQTNYLMVAAALVSIVGFLSPLNMLIGGTVVVLVFLGFVWMSHNKDVLRKLKKQYPTTFVLAIMLSSYFLISYLGDVMVFMFGITLPLLLMFVHASLRLRNIQNKLQNKMEGIGLKKTPMGFILDALEQQEDSINKLADYISKVKE; this is encoded by the exons atGGAGGTGCAGGTGGCCCCGCTGCGGGCCTGGGACGATTTCTTCCCCGGCTCGGACCGCTTCGCCTTGCCCGACCTCAAGGACATCTCGAAATGGAACAACCGCGTGGTCAGCAACCTGCTCTACTACCAGACCAACTACCTGATGGTGGCCGCCGCGCTCGTCTCCATCGTGGG GTTTCTGAGTCCCCTGAACATGCTCATTGGTGGCACTGTGGTGGTGCTGGTTTTCCTGGGCTTTGTGTGGATGTCACACAACAAGGACGTCCTCCGCAAGCTGAAGAAGCAGTACCCAACCACGTTTGTCCTGGCCATCATGCTGTCTAGCTACTTCCTGATCTCCTACCTGGGAGATGTCATGGTGTTCATGTTTGGGATCACGCTTCCTCTCCTCT TGATGTTTGTCCATGCTTCCCTGAGGCTCAGGAACATACAGAACAAGCTGCAGAACAAGATGGAGGGGATAGGCTTGAAGAAGACCCCGATGGGCTTCATTCTGGATGCTCTAGAACAGCAAGAGGATAGTATCAACAAACTGGCTGACTACATATCTAAAGTGAAGGAGTAA
- the LMOD3 gene encoding leiomodin-3 isoform X1 — translation MNMSELGQNSDEDVCPEDIDEDEILANLSPEELKELQSEMEVMAPDPEIPTGMIQRDQTEKPPTGSFDHRSLVDYLYWQKASRRMLEDERVPVTLLPSERSAAEEMEGEAGSSGEVAGGKMPGPEGKERHYQNEHVSESRTQPGDTKTDRSDKERVVEEDEKEEAEEEEEEEDEDDDEEEEEEEDETELETKKNCTNENSHINQISQKSGTEQGEIKEKPKENEKKISKLNIPQKLALDTSFMKISARPSGNQTNLEDSLEKVRKNNPDMKELNLNNIENVPKEMLIDFVNAMKKNKNIKTFSLANVGADDSVAFALANMLRENRSITTLNIDSNFISGKGIVAIMRCLQYNETLTELRFHNQRGLLGHQAEMEIARLLKANNTLLKMGYHFELPGPRMVVTNLLSRNLDKQRQKRQEGQRQQQMKEQKELIAMLENGLGLPPGMWEMLGVPLSQLRMQEPPQAPKPPVPAAVSLSKRQENTRPPAPEQPCREKPINFKVVKLKKLQRKPPVPEYVEPAEKTNLKDVIKTLKPVPRRRPPPLVEITPRDQLLNDIRQSNVAYLRPVPLPKQLE, via the exons atGAACATGTCTGAACTTGGCCAAAACTCCGATGAAGACGTGTGTCCTGAGGACATTGATGAAGATGAAATCCTGGCTAAcctgtcccctgaggagctgaaggagctgcagagtgAGATGGAAGTCATGGCCCCAGACCCTGAAATCCCAACTGGAATGATACAGAGGGATCAGACAGAGAAACCCCCCACGGGCAGCTTCGACCACAGGTCCCTGGTTGACTACCTGTACTGGCAGAAGGCATCCAGACGCATGCTCGAGGATGAGAGAGTTCCTGTCACCCTCTTGCCCTCTGAG agaagtgctgcagaggagatggaaggagaggCTGGCAGCAGTGGCGAGGTGGCTGGAGGGAAGATGCCAGGAccagagggaaaagagagacATTACCAAAATGAGCACGTGTCCGAGTCAAGAACACAACCTGGGGACACAAAGACAGATAGAAGTGATAAGGAGAGAGTGGTGgaggaggatgagaaagaagaagcagaggaggaagaggaagaagaagatgaagatgatgacgaggaagaagaagaagaagaagatgagaCTGAATTGGAAACAAAGAAGAATTGCACCAATGAGAACAGTCACATCAACCAGATAAGTCAGAAGTCAGGTACAGAACAAGGAGAAATCAAAGAAAAGCctaaggaaaatgaaaagaaaatatcaaaatTGAACATCCCCCAGAAGTTAGCGCTGGATACCAGCTTCATGAAGATAAGTGCCAGACCCTCAGGAAATCAAACCAATTTAGAAGACAGTTTGGAGAAAGTCCGAAAAAACAACCCAGACATGAAGGAGCTCAACCTGAACAACATAGAAAACGTCCCCAAGGAAATGCTGATCGATTTTGTCAATGCCATGAAAAAGAACAAGAACATAAAAACGTTCAGCCTGGCCAACGTGGGGGCTGACGACAGCGTGGCGTTCGCGCTGGCCAACATGCTGAGGGAGAACAGGAGCATCACCACCCTGAACATTGACTCCAACTTCATCTCTGGCAAAGGCATCGTGGCCATCATGCGCTGCCTGCAGTACAACGAGACGCTGACGGAGCTCCGCTTCCACAACCAGCGCGGCCTGCTGGGCCACCAGGCGGAGATGGAGattgccaggctgctgaaaGCCAACAACACCCTCCTCAAAATGGGCTATCACTTCGAGCTGCCGGGGCCCAGGATGGTGGTGACCAACCTGCTCAGCAGGAACCTGGACAAGCAGAGGCAAAAGAGGCAAGAagggcaaaggcagcagcagatgaAGGAGCAGAAAGAGTTGATAGCGATGTTGGAGAATGGACTTGGGTTGCCTCCTGGGATGTGGGAAATGCTGGGGGTACCACTGTCCCAGCTGAGGATGCAGGAGCCTCCAcaagcccccaaaccccctgtccctgcagctgtgtcACTGAGCAAAAGGCAGGAGAACACGAGGCCACCAGCACCCGAGCAGCCGTGCAGGGAGAAACCCATCAACTTCAAAGTGGTCAAGCTGAAAAAACTTCAGCGCAAACCCCCCGTGCCAGAGTACGTGGAGCCTGCTGAGAAAACCAACCTCAAAGACGTCATCAAAACACTTAAACCAGTTCCCAGGAGAAGACCCCCTCCCCTGGTGGAAATAACCCCGAGAGATCAGCTCCTCAACGACATCCGCCAGAGCAACGTCGCCTATCTCAGGCCG GTGCCGTTGCCAAAGCAGCTGGAGTGA
- the LMOD3 gene encoding leiomodin-3 isoform X2 has translation MSELGQNSDEDVCPEDIDEDEILANLSPEELKELQSEMEVMAPDPEIPTGMIQRDQTEKPPTGSFDHRSLVDYLYWQKASRRMLEDERVPVTLLPSEVTSKNHKYLLCISSGIWKMPGPEGKERHYQNEHVSESRTQPGDTKTDRSDKERVVEEDEKEEAEEEEEEEDEDDDEEEEEEEDETELETKKNCTNENSHINQISQKSGTEQGEIKEKPKENEKKISKLNIPQKLALDTSFMKISARPSGNQTNLEDSLEKVRKNNPDMKELNLNNIENVPKEMLIDFVNAMKKNKNIKTFSLANVGADDSVAFALANMLRENRSITTLNIDSNFISGKGIVAIMRCLQYNETLTELRFHNQRGLLGHQAEMEIARLLKANNTLLKMGYHFELPGPRMVVTNLLSRNLDKQRQKRQEGQRQQQMKEQKELIAMLENGLGLPPGMWEMLGVPLSQLRMQEPPQAPKPPVPAAVSLSKRQENTRPPAPEQPCREKPINFKVVKLKKLQRKPPVPEYVEPAEKTNLKDVIKTLKPVPRRRPPPLVEITPRDQLLNDIRQSNVAYLRPVPLPKQLE, from the exons ATGTCTGAACTTGGCCAAAACTCCGATGAAGACGTGTGTCCTGAGGACATTGATGAAGATGAAATCCTGGCTAAcctgtcccctgaggagctgaaggagctgcagagtgAGATGGAAGTCATGGCCCCAGACCCTGAAATCCCAACTGGAATGATACAGAGGGATCAGACAGAGAAACCCCCCACGGGCAGCTTCGACCACAGGTCCCTGGTTGACTACCTGTACTGGCAGAAGGCATCCAGACGCATGCTCGAGGATGAGAGAGTTCCTGTCACCCTCTTGCCCTCTGAGGTAACAAGCAAAAATCACAAATATTTATTATGCATCAGCAGCGGGATCT GGAAGATGCCAGGAccagagggaaaagagagacATTACCAAAATGAGCACGTGTCCGAGTCAAGAACACAACCTGGGGACACAAAGACAGATAGAAGTGATAAGGAGAGAGTGGTGgaggaggatgagaaagaagaagcagaggaggaagaggaagaagaagatgaagatgatgacgaggaagaagaagaagaagaagatgagaCTGAATTGGAAACAAAGAAGAATTGCACCAATGAGAACAGTCACATCAACCAGATAAGTCAGAAGTCAGGTACAGAACAAGGAGAAATCAAAGAAAAGCctaaggaaaatgaaaagaaaatatcaaaatTGAACATCCCCCAGAAGTTAGCGCTGGATACCAGCTTCATGAAGATAAGTGCCAGACCCTCAGGAAATCAAACCAATTTAGAAGACAGTTTGGAGAAAGTCCGAAAAAACAACCCAGACATGAAGGAGCTCAACCTGAACAACATAGAAAACGTCCCCAAGGAAATGCTGATCGATTTTGTCAATGCCATGAAAAAGAACAAGAACATAAAAACGTTCAGCCTGGCCAACGTGGGGGCTGACGACAGCGTGGCGTTCGCGCTGGCCAACATGCTGAGGGAGAACAGGAGCATCACCACCCTGAACATTGACTCCAACTTCATCTCTGGCAAAGGCATCGTGGCCATCATGCGCTGCCTGCAGTACAACGAGACGCTGACGGAGCTCCGCTTCCACAACCAGCGCGGCCTGCTGGGCCACCAGGCGGAGATGGAGattgccaggctgctgaaaGCCAACAACACCCTCCTCAAAATGGGCTATCACTTCGAGCTGCCGGGGCCCAGGATGGTGGTGACCAACCTGCTCAGCAGGAACCTGGACAAGCAGAGGCAAAAGAGGCAAGAagggcaaaggcagcagcagatgaAGGAGCAGAAAGAGTTGATAGCGATGTTGGAGAATGGACTTGGGTTGCCTCCTGGGATGTGGGAAATGCTGGGGGTACCACTGTCCCAGCTGAGGATGCAGGAGCCTCCAcaagcccccaaaccccctgtccctgcagctgtgtcACTGAGCAAAAGGCAGGAGAACACGAGGCCACCAGCACCCGAGCAGCCGTGCAGGGAGAAACCCATCAACTTCAAAGTGGTCAAGCTGAAAAAACTTCAGCGCAAACCCCCCGTGCCAGAGTACGTGGAGCCTGCTGAGAAAACCAACCTCAAAGACGTCATCAAAACACTTAAACCAGTTCCCAGGAGAAGACCCCCTCCCCTGGTGGAAATAACCCCGAGAGATCAGCTCCTCAACGACATCCGCCAGAGCAACGTCGCCTATCTCAGGCCG GTGCCGTTGCCAAAGCAGCTGGAGTGA